Within the Thermanaeromonas toyohensis ToBE genome, the region AGACTTTAGATCATGCTTTAGCCCGGGGGGCGAGGATCTATGCCGAAGTGGCCGGGTACGGCTGTACAGCTGATGCCTATCATATAACTGCCCCGGATCCTGAGGGTCAAGGGGCTGCCCAGGCTATGGCTTTAGCCTTAGCTGATGCCGGTGTACAGCCAGGAGAAGTAGATTATATAAATGCCCACGGTACTTCTACAGATCTTAATGACCGGATTGAAACTTTGGCCATTAAAAAGGTTTTTGGTGCCCATGCTTATAAGCTGGCCATAAGCTCCAATAAGTCTATGATTGGGCACCTTTTAGGGGCGGCCGGAGCTGTGGAACTTATTGCCACTACCCTTACCATTTACGAGGGGATTATTCCACCTACTATAAATTATGAAGAACCGGATCCCGAATGCGATCTCGATTATGTACCCAATAAAGCGCGGCGGCAAGAAGTGAAAGTGGCCTTATCCAATTCCTTTGGCTTTGGAGGCCATAACGCTACCGTTTTACTTAAGCGGGTGGAAGTTTAGTGGAAGAGGGAAGAAGGCAAAAGTTACAAGCCTTTCTTCGAAAATGGGGCCTGCAAGTCACGGAGCTCGAGCTTATAGATCTTGCCCTAACCCATCCCACCTATGCTATAGAACATAATTTACCGGACCATAACCAGCGGCTAGAGTTTTTAGGCGATGCAGTGCTGGGTTTAGCGGTAGCGGAATATTTATATAAAGAGCTACCCACTTTAAGTGAAGGAGAGCTTACCCGCCTCCGGGCAGCCATAGTCTGCGAGGCTAGTCTAGCCCAGGCTGCCCAAACCTTAGGTTTAGGCGAATTGCTCCTTTTAGGTCGGGGCGAAGAACAAAGCGGTGGTCGCCAGCGTCCCTCTAATTTAGCCGAGGCCTTGGAAGCATTTTTTGGTAGCCTCTACCTCACCTTAGGCCTTTCGGTAGTTAAAGGGCTGGTGCGGCGCCTTTTCGCCCATTTTTTGAAGGAAGAGGCTCGTCGGGAGGTTATAGATAGTAAGAGTAGGCTTCAAGAGTGGGTTCAGAGCAGGGGACCAGAAAATGTGACCTATCAGCTTTTAGCCCAATGGGGGCCGGACCACGATAAAAGATTTAGGTGCGGCGTTTTTTACCGGGGGAAGCTTTTAGCCACAGGGGAAGGTAAAAGTAAGAAGGAAGCAGAACAGGAAGCCGCCCGCAAGGCCCTGGAACAACTATGTACTCATGGTCTTCTTCCCTAGATAATAAACTTTTGGAGAATAACTTTGGGAGAATAGCTTAGCTTTTCAATTAAAATATGCTGTATAAAATGCTAGTAACCCCTGGGAAAGGCAGGATTTACTATGTTGGCGTCGAAATAATATATAAGATTTTTAGATAAAATCGGAAAAAGAGCCTACACAGGCCGCTACAAACTAAGGGGAGGAGGACCATGGAAGTACTAAAGGTGTCTGCACAATCTAATCCCAAGGCTGTAGCTGGGGCCCTGGCAGCTGTCTTTCGCCAATACGGTAAGGCCGAGGTTCAAGCTGTAGGGGCAGGGGCGGTAAACCAGGCAGTTAAGGCTATTGCCATTGCCCGCGGGTTTATCGCTCCCAATGGTATAGACTTAGTAATGATCCCTGCCTTTACCGAGATAAACATTGATGGCGAAACACGAACAGCTATAAGGTTTATTGTAGAGCCGAGATAAAACAACGACGGGAACTGCTCAAAAACTTGGGCAGTTTCTTTTATGGGGGTCTGAACTCCTTTGTTGTTGAAATCCTTGGAAATCCAAGGTTTTAAAACCTTTGTGGACAGGATTAAATTAGAATTTGGGCCTGGTATCACCTGTATCGTAGGCCCTAATGGAAGCGGAAAAAGTAATATTGTAGACGCCATAGCTTGGGTTCTTGGTGAACAAAGCGCCCGGGCCCTCCGGGGTTCACGCATGGAAGATGTAATTTTTGCAGGCAGTGAAAAGCGCCGGCCTGTAGGGTTAGCAGAGGTCACCCTTGTATTAGATAATACCGACGGCACCTTGCCCCTCCCTTATCCTGAAATAGCTATCACCCGACGTCTAATGCGCTCGGGGGAGAGCGAATACAAATTAAATAAGATCCCCTGCCGGCTACGCGACATTCAGGAGTTACTTATGGATACCGGAGCAGGAAGGGAAAAGTTTTCTTTTATAGGTCAAGGTCGGCTAGAAGAAATTTTAACTGCCCATCCGGAAGAAAGGCGCCTTCTTTTGGAGGAGGTCGCAGGTATCA harbors:
- the rnc gene encoding ribonuclease III; the encoded protein is MEEGRRQKLQAFLRKWGLQVTELELIDLALTHPTYAIEHNLPDHNQRLEFLGDAVLGLAVAEYLYKELPTLSEGELTRLRAAIVCEASLAQAAQTLGLGELLLLGRGEEQSGGRQRPSNLAEALEAFFGSLYLTLGLSVVKGLVRRLFAHFLKEEARREVIDSKSRLQEWVQSRGPENVTYQLLAQWGPDHDKRFRCGVFYRGKLLATGEGKSKKEAEQEAARKALEQLCTHGLLP
- a CDS encoding stage V sporulation protein S translates to MEVLKVSAQSNPKAVAGALAAVFRQYGKAEVQAVGAGAVNQAVKAIAIARGFIAPNGIDLVMIPAFTEINIDGETRTAIRFIVEPR